From one candidate division KSB1 bacterium genomic stretch:
- the hemW gene encoding radical SAM family heme chaperone HemW, protein MRAAAVYIHVPFCLRKCPYCDFYSVVPRDGWIERYQHALQKELELRLEQVEEPIRSVYFGGGTPSLLDPGYVERVLQRLGSLASDCEVTLECNPSANIRVEFFASLRAAGVNRLSIGVQSFHDLHLKMLGRLHDASEARWAIRAARRAGFENIGIDLIYGIPNQRMSEWVRDLRTAIEEGACHISTYELTVEDGTPLDTWIKKGQVRLPDPDRTVEFYLRAHEFLSQAGFEHYEVSNYSLPGFRCRHNERYWQRMPYLGFGPSAHSFLDSCRLWNARDLHRYCRQLEEGHFPIEGSEELSNEQELTERVFLSLRTDDGLDLRTLGLSPELALRVRAWAKEVGDYLQVDEFRIRPTVQGMLVAEDLAVRLLRYLQDSWAETGSNGR, encoded by the coding sequence GTGCGGGCGGCGGCGGTCTATATCCACGTTCCCTTTTGCCTCCGGAAATGTCCGTACTGCGATTTCTACTCCGTCGTGCCGAGGGATGGATGGATTGAGCGCTATCAGCACGCCCTGCAGAAGGAACTGGAGCTCCGGCTGGAACAAGTCGAGGAGCCGATCAGGTCCGTCTACTTTGGAGGTGGCACCCCCTCCCTCCTGGACCCGGGGTATGTAGAACGTGTCCTCCAACGCCTGGGATCTCTGGCCTCCGACTGCGAAGTAACCCTCGAGTGCAACCCGTCGGCCAATATACGGGTCGAATTTTTCGCCTCCCTCCGGGCCGCCGGCGTGAACCGGCTGAGCATCGGGGTGCAGTCCTTCCATGACCTTCACTTGAAGATGCTTGGTCGTCTTCACGACGCCTCCGAAGCCCGATGGGCAATTCGAGCTGCCAGGCGTGCCGGCTTCGAGAACATCGGGATTGATCTCATCTACGGAATTCCCAACCAGCGAATGTCCGAGTGGGTCCGTGACCTGCGGACGGCGATCGAGGAAGGAGCCTGCCACATCTCCACCTACGAACTTACAGTTGAGGATGGCACACCCCTGGACACCTGGATCAAGAAAGGCCAGGTCCGACTGCCGGATCCGGACCGAACGGTCGAGTTTTACCTGCGGGCACACGAATTCCTTTCTCAGGCGGGTTTTGAGCACTACGAGGTGAGTAACTACAGTCTGCCTGGATTCCGCTGTCGGCACAACGAACGCTATTGGCAGAGAATGCCCTATCTGGGCTTCGGTCCCTCCGCTCATTCTTTTCTCGACTCCTGTCGTCTTTGGAATGCCCGGGATCTGCACAGGTATTGCCGCCAGCTTGAGGAGGGGCACTTCCCGATCGAGGGCTCGGAGGAGCTCAGCAACGAGCAGGAGCTTACCGAGCGCGTGTTCCTGAGCCTGCGGACAGATGATGGCCTCGATCTCCGTACCTTGGGTCTTTCCCCGGAGCTGGCGTTGCGTGTACGGGCCTGGGCGAAAGAGGTGGGCGACTATCTCCAGGTGGACGAGTTCCGGATTCGACCCACGGTCCAGGGGATGCTGGTGGCAGAGGACTTGGCCGTACGCCTGCTCCGGTACCTCCAGGACTCCTGGGCGGAAACGGGTTCCAATGGCCGGTAG
- a CDS encoding alpha-L-fucosidase — MLRGGQGAVGSLLLLWGLATVATGSVPEQARQTQDRTQWFRDAKYGMFIHWGVYAMLGRHEWVREMCHIPLAEYQYYVDNFNPVDFDPDEWVRLAEEAGMKYIVITSKHHDGFCIFDSKYTDYDIMHSKYGKDALGMLVKACKRRGMPIGFYYSIMDWHHPDYLPRRAWEKDRPAEGANFERYIEYMKNQLRELVEKYDPAILWFDGEWEHTVEEMHSFEIEEMLLKMKPTLLINDRLFKRTPGHGDFGTPENFVPATGVLGPDGRPLLWEACYTINWNSWGYNHYETEFHSATQLLRQLIEIVSKGGNLLLNVGPTPEGTIQPEFQARLRYIGRWLKANGEAIYGTTASLFPRLPFFGRCTVKGNTLYFHVMGWPQDGKLRVPGLKTEVRRAYLLVDRARSLPFTRDGGDVLIALPDRAPDPDATVVAVELVGPPEVEPYEIRPDRRGVIELPVYLGEIRARGGQRAYLDHFYKFTMLTNWQSVYDVPEWEFVTERPATYEVKVSYAATRGQEGTRYVVEIDNVQIPAEVKRSPSVFYPALFTVGTVDVEPGRHTLRVRLLDLRADFGMNLEKIVLIPVSGL; from the coding sequence ATGCTCAGAGGAGGCCAAGGAGCGGTCGGTTCTCTCTTACTTCTTTGGGGCCTCGCTACCGTCGCGACCGGCTCAGTACCAGAGCAGGCACGGCAAACGCAGGACCGTACCCAGTGGTTCCGGGACGCCAAGTACGGCATGTTCATCCACTGGGGTGTGTACGCCATGCTGGGTCGGCACGAGTGGGTGCGCGAGATGTGCCACATTCCCCTGGCCGAGTATCAATACTACGTGGACAACTTCAACCCTGTGGACTTCGACCCCGACGAGTGGGTACGACTGGCCGAAGAGGCGGGGATGAAGTATATCGTCATCACCTCTAAGCATCACGACGGCTTCTGCATCTTCGACAGCAAGTATACGGACTATGACATCATGCACAGCAAGTACGGCAAGGATGCCCTGGGCATGCTGGTCAAAGCGTGTAAGCGAAGGGGGATGCCTATCGGCTTTTACTACTCGATCATGGACTGGCACCATCCCGATTATCTACCTCGCAGAGCATGGGAAAAGGATCGACCTGCGGAAGGAGCCAACTTCGAGCGGTACATTGAATACATGAAAAATCAGCTGCGTGAGCTCGTAGAGAAGTACGACCCCGCGATCCTGTGGTTCGATGGCGAGTGGGAGCACACCGTTGAGGAGATGCACTCCTTTGAGATTGAAGAAATGCTCCTGAAGATGAAGCCCACCCTCCTGATCAACGACCGCCTCTTCAAACGCACTCCTGGGCACGGTGATTTCGGAACGCCCGAGAACTTCGTGCCTGCCACGGGTGTGCTGGGGCCCGACGGACGGCCTTTGCTCTGGGAGGCTTGCTACACGATCAATTGGAACAGCTGGGGCTATAATCACTATGAGACCGAGTTCCACAGCGCGACGCAGCTCCTCAGACAGCTCATCGAGATTGTCAGCAAAGGGGGCAATCTCCTCCTGAATGTGGGTCCGACACCGGAGGGGACCATTCAGCCTGAATTCCAGGCTCGGCTCCGTTACATCGGCCGCTGGCTGAAGGCCAACGGGGAGGCCATTTACGGCACGACGGCGAGCCTTTTTCCGCGACTGCCATTTTTCGGACGCTGCACGGTTAAGGGAAACACGCTCTACTTTCACGTCATGGGTTGGCCCCAGGACGGCAAGCTAAGAGTTCCGGGTTTGAAGACCGAGGTCAGGCGCGCTTACCTGCTCGTAGACCGGGCTCGAAGCCTTCCTTTCACCCGCGACGGCGGAGATGTTTTGATCGCTCTGCCCGACAGGGCCCCGGATCCTGATGCGACGGTGGTAGCCGTCGAGCTCGTCGGACCGCCAGAGGTGGAGCCTTACGAGATTCGTCCTGACAGAAGAGGGGTCATCGAACTTCCGGTGTATCTGGGGGAAATCCGCGCCCGGGGTGGACAGCGGGCTTATCTCGACCACTTCTACAAGTTCACCATGCTGACCAATTGGCAGAGCGTCTACGATGTCCCCGAGTGGGAATTCGTCACCGAGCGCCCCGCCACCTATGAGGTGAAGGTCTCCTACGCCGCCACGCGCGGGCAAGAAGGGACTCGCTACGTGGTCGAGATCGACAACGTGCAGATCCCCGCCGAGGTGAAACGCTCGCCCTCTGTCTTCTACCCTGCGCTTTTCACCGTCGGGACCGTGGATGTCGAGCCGGGTCGGCACACCCTACGGGTGCGGCTCCTCGATCTGCGGGCTGATTTCGGAATGAACCTCGAGAAGATCGTGCTGATTCCCGTCTCCGGGTTGTGA
- the uvrB gene encoding excinuclease ABC subunit UvrB codes for MAKFELVTDLVPRGDQPKAIQQLTEGIRQGKRFQTLLGVTGSGKTFTMAHVIANVGKPTIVISHNKTLAAQLYGELKGFFPKNAVEYFISYYDYYQPEAYVPETDLYIEKDASINEEIDRLRLKATSALLSRDDVIIVSSVSCIYGLGSPEDWRELLVFLHVGQRIDRDEVLRQLVDIHYQRNDYDFRRGTFRVRGDIVEVIPASEKEAVRIELWGDEIERISYVDALTGEVLRDVDRVAIYPAKHYVTSYPRLQRAIEEIKKELEERLEYFRSQGKYLEAQRLEMRTLYDIEMMQELGYCPGIENYSRYLSGRKPGERPYTLLDYFPKDYLMIIDESHVTIPQIQGMYHGDRSRKETLVEHGFRLPSALDNRPLNFEEFESLINQCIFVSATPGEYEIRKSGGEVVEQIIRPTGLVDPEIVVKPTKGQIDDLISEIHERVARGERVLVTTLTKRMAEELTDYLAGVGIRVRYLHSEIEALDRVEILRDLRLAEFDVLVGINLLREGLDLPEVSLVAVLDADKEGYLRSETALIQVAGRAARNAAGKVIFYADTITKSMQRAIEETERRRKIQMEYNQQHGIIPQTIVKSVDQVLGATRVADAKAPKWGERKRAAVREELRARWRRLSPLEREDFLEDLEQEMMAAAANLEFERAAELRDLIAELRGQKRGGSWARSAAAAIQRGENSHGDSEE; via the coding sequence ATGGCGAAGTTTGAACTGGTGACGGATCTTGTGCCGAGAGGGGACCAGCCGAAGGCCATCCAGCAGCTAACGGAGGGGATTCGGCAGGGAAAGCGATTCCAGACCCTCCTCGGCGTCACGGGAAGCGGGAAGACCTTCACCATGGCCCACGTGATCGCCAACGTGGGTAAGCCTACCATTGTCATCTCGCACAACAAGACCCTCGCCGCGCAGCTATACGGCGAACTCAAAGGCTTCTTTCCCAAGAACGCCGTCGAGTACTTCATCAGTTACTACGACTACTACCAGCCGGAAGCCTATGTGCCGGAAACCGATTTGTACATCGAAAAGGACGCCTCGATCAATGAGGAGATCGACCGCCTGCGCCTCAAGGCCACCAGCGCCCTCCTGTCCCGCGACGACGTGATCATCGTATCTTCTGTGTCCTGCATCTACGGTTTGGGCTCTCCAGAGGACTGGCGGGAACTTCTGGTGTTCCTCCACGTGGGGCAGCGCATCGACCGGGACGAGGTACTGCGGCAGCTTGTAGACATCCACTACCAGCGCAACGATTACGACTTTCGCCGCGGCACGTTTCGCGTGCGGGGCGATATCGTCGAGGTCATCCCCGCCTCAGAGAAGGAAGCGGTGCGAATTGAGCTTTGGGGGGACGAAATCGAGCGCATCTCCTACGTCGACGCCCTCACCGGTGAGGTGTTGCGCGATGTAGACCGGGTGGCCATCTACCCGGCCAAGCATTACGTGACCTCCTACCCGCGCCTCCAACGCGCCATCGAAGAGATCAAGAAGGAGCTGGAGGAGCGCCTGGAGTATTTCCGCTCCCAGGGAAAGTATCTCGAGGCCCAGCGCCTGGAGATGCGGACCCTGTACGACATCGAAATGATGCAGGAACTCGGCTATTGCCCCGGCATCGAGAACTACTCCCGATACCTCTCGGGCCGCAAACCCGGCGAGAGACCCTATACCCTTCTGGACTACTTCCCAAAAGACTATCTGATGATCATTGACGAATCGCACGTGACGATCCCCCAGATCCAAGGGATGTACCACGGCGATCGCTCGCGCAAAGAGACCTTAGTGGAACACGGCTTCCGTTTACCCTCGGCCCTCGACAACCGACCCCTCAACTTCGAGGAGTTCGAGTCCCTGATCAACCAGTGTATCTTCGTATCCGCAACCCCTGGGGAGTACGAAATTCGCAAGTCCGGCGGCGAGGTGGTCGAGCAAATCATCCGTCCAACCGGACTGGTCGACCCCGAGATCGTGGTCAAGCCCACCAAGGGGCAGATCGACGACCTGATCTCGGAGATCCACGAGAGGGTAGCACGCGGGGAGAGGGTACTGGTCACCACCCTGACGAAGCGGATGGCCGAGGAGTTGACCGATTACCTGGCGGGAGTGGGCATTCGCGTCCGGTACCTGCACTCGGAGATCGAAGCCTTAGACCGGGTGGAAATCCTCCGGGACCTGCGGCTTGCGGAGTTCGACGTGCTGGTGGGGATCAACCTCTTGCGAGAGGGGCTGGACCTACCGGAGGTTTCCCTCGTGGCCGTGCTCGACGCCGATAAGGAAGGTTACCTGCGGTCCGAGACCGCCCTCATCCAGGTAGCCGGTCGCGCCGCCCGAAATGCGGCGGGCAAGGTAATCTTCTACGCCGATACGATTACCAAGTCGATGCAGCGGGCCATTGAGGAGACCGAGCGGCGACGCAAGATTCAGATGGAGTACAATCAGCAGCACGGAATCATCCCTCAGACCATTGTGAAGTCGGTGGACCAGGTGCTGGGGGCCACGCGCGTGGCCGACGCCAAGGCCCCTAAGTGGGGGGAGCGGAAGCGAGCAGCGGTGCGCGAGGAGCTTCGCGCCCGCTGGCGCAGGCTCAGTCCCCTGGAACGAGAGGACTTCCTGGAGGACCTCGAGCAGGAGATGATGGCCGCGGCGGCCAACCTGGAGTTCGAACGGGCGGCCGAGCTCCGTGATCTTATCGCCGAATTGCGGGGACAGAAACGGGGCGGGAGCTGGGCCCGCTCCGCCGCCGCAGCCATTCAAAGAGGGGAGAATTCCCACGGCGATTCCGAGGAATAG
- a CDS encoding SDR family oxidoreductase, giving the protein MRILVTGGAGFIGSHVVDAYIEQGHEVHVVDNLSTGRRENLHPRAIFHLLDIRDPAITDFVAEGGFDVLNHHAAQMDVRRSVEDPVYDAEVNAIGTLRLLEGARRGGVRKVIFASTGGAIYGEQDYFPADEEHPLRPVSPYGVTKLIGEKYLHYYHFVHGLSYVVLRYSNVYGPRQSPHGEAGVIAIFAERLLRNQQPVINGDGLQTRDFVYVGDVVRANLMALEYGPTDVFNIGTGIETDVNTIFYKLRELTGSPMPEKHGPAKAGEQRRSVLDIAKARRVLGWEPQVSLDEGLRKTVEYFRARLAEAAS; this is encoded by the coding sequence ATGCGAATTCTCGTAACGGGAGGCGCAGGATTCATCGGCTCGCATGTGGTGGACGCGTACATCGAGCAGGGGCACGAGGTCCACGTGGTGGACAATCTTTCGACCGGCCGCAGGGAAAATCTCCACCCGCGGGCGATCTTCCACCTGCTGGACATTCGGGACCCGGCAATCACCGACTTCGTGGCGGAGGGAGGGTTCGACGTCCTGAATCACCACGCCGCCCAAATGGACGTCCGACGATCGGTAGAGGACCCCGTTTACGACGCTGAGGTGAACGCGATCGGCACGCTGCGTCTTCTGGAGGGCGCCCGAAGAGGTGGGGTGCGAAAGGTCATCTTTGCTTCGACAGGGGGAGCGATCTACGGCGAGCAGGACTACTTCCCCGCCGATGAAGAGCATCCCTTGCGCCCCGTATCCCCCTACGGCGTAACCAAACTGATCGGGGAGAAGTACCTGCACTACTATCACTTCGTTCACGGCCTCTCTTACGTGGTCCTGCGCTACTCCAACGTGTACGGACCACGGCAGAGCCCGCACGGCGAAGCGGGGGTGATAGCTATTTTCGCCGAACGCCTTCTGCGAAACCAACAGCCCGTGATCAATGGGGACGGCCTCCAGACGCGCGACTTCGTCTACGTAGGCGACGTCGTTCGGGCTAACCTCATGGCTCTGGAATATGGCCCGACCGATGTTTTCAACATCGGCACTGGGATCGAGACGGACGTGAACACCATTTTCTACAAACTGCGGGAGCTCACGGGATCGCCGATGCCCGAGAAACACGGGCCTGCCAAGGCAGGGGAACAGCGGCGCAGCGTGCTGGATATCGCCAAGGCCCGCAGGGTCCTGGGCTGGGAACCCCAGGTCTCGCTGGACGAGGGACTGCGAAAGACGGTCGAGTATTTCCGCGCGCGCCTTGCGGAGGCGGCGTCTTAG
- the lepB gene encoding signal peptidase I, producing the protein MAKHEGARVPGKVQAAKKSATETAVEWIKSILYAVLAALVLRIFVVEAYRIPTGSMKDTLLIGDFLLVNKFIYGVRTPDHIPLLNIDIPHVRLPGLRRPKPGEIVVFKYPLNMRMNYIKRCIAVGGQTVEIRNGEVFIDGKPEGTKELVGKEYDPEEGRFVVLYRVRREDGKKYTIRRAADVDPRFENWGPVRVPDGHYFMMGDNRDNSQDSRYWGFLPHDNVVGKAMIIYWSWDSVVPIYNIVKKVRWGRIGHIIR; encoded by the coding sequence ATGGCAAAGCACGAGGGTGCGCGCGTACCAGGTAAGGTGCAAGCGGCCAAGAAATCGGCTACGGAAACTGCCGTGGAGTGGATCAAGTCGATCCTATACGCGGTACTTGCGGCATTGGTGCTGCGGATCTTCGTTGTGGAGGCGTACAGGATCCCGACGGGGTCCATGAAGGACACGCTTTTGATCGGCGATTTCCTCTTGGTGAACAAGTTTATCTACGGTGTCCGTACGCCTGACCACATCCCTCTTCTCAACATCGACATCCCACACGTTCGACTGCCTGGATTGCGGCGTCCAAAACCGGGGGAGATCGTGGTTTTCAAGTATCCCTTGAACATGAGGATGAACTACATCAAACGATGCATCGCCGTCGGAGGGCAGACGGTCGAAATCCGTAACGGCGAGGTGTTCATCGACGGAAAACCGGAGGGGACGAAGGAACTCGTGGGCAAGGAGTATGATCCGGAGGAGGGAAGGTTTGTAGTTCTGTACCGCGTCCGGCGCGAGGACGGCAAGAAGTACACCATCCGACGGGCTGCGGACGTCGATCCCCGCTTCGAGAACTGGGGTCCCGTGAGGGTACCCGACGGTCATTATTTCATGATGGGAGACAATCGCGACAATAGCCAGGACAGCCGTTACTGGGGGTTTCTGCCCCACGACAACGTGGTCGGCAAGGCGATGATCATCTACTGGTCCTGGGATTCGGTCGTTCCGATCTACAACATCGTGAAGAAGGTACGCTGGGGACGGATCGGGCACATCATTCGGTAG
- the lepA gene encoding translation elongation factor 4: MDSRGTQFIRNFSIIAHIDHGKSTLADRLLELTGTLRREEMVEQVLDSMDLERERGITIKAHAVTMRYRARNGQDYVLNLIDTPGHVDFNYEVSRSLAACEGALLVVDASQGVEAQTISNLYLALENNLAIVPIINKIDLRVAQIEVVKAQLVELLGVDPEEILLVSAKTGQGVEEVLEAIVHRIPPPAGSANLPLRALVFDSVFNSYRGAVAYVRVFDGSVGVGDRIRFFSTGKEYVVDEVGLLRLGYHPCERLTAGEVGYIMAGIKEVADTRVGDTITSADRPASEPLPGFREAKPMVFAGLFPAASEGYDELRSALEKLRLNDAALSFEPESSLALGFGFRCGFLGLLHMEIVQERLEREFGLDLVTTVPNVRYRVRTRKGTALEVDNPAKLPPPGEIEAIEEPYVEAVIIVPSEYVGAVMQLVQERRGTYLNTHYLDPTRAELHYEIPLAEIIFDFYDKLKSVTRGYGSLDYEFKGYRESALQKLDILINGEPVDALSVIVHRDKAYEYGRKVCQKLRELIPRQLFQVAIQAAIGSRVIARETIQPLRKNVTAKCYGGDVTRKRKLLEKQKEGKKRMKQFGKVEIPQEAFLAVLRVE; the protein is encoded by the coding sequence ATGGATAGCCGAGGGACGCAATTCATTCGTAATTTCTCGATCATTGCGCACATCGATCACGGCAAGTCGACGCTTGCCGATCGCCTGCTCGAGCTGACGGGCACGCTCCGCCGCGAAGAGATGGTGGAGCAGGTCCTGGACAGCATGGATCTGGAGCGCGAGCGCGGCATTACCATCAAGGCGCACGCGGTTACGATGCGCTACCGGGCGCGTAACGGGCAGGATTACGTGCTCAATTTGATCGACACGCCGGGACACGTCGATTTCAATTACGAGGTTTCCCGCAGCCTGGCTGCTTGCGAGGGCGCGCTCCTTGTGGTGGACGCCTCGCAGGGGGTTGAGGCCCAGACCATCAGCAACCTCTACCTGGCCCTGGAAAACAACCTGGCGATTGTCCCGATTATCAACAAGATCGACCTCCGTGTAGCGCAGATCGAGGTGGTGAAGGCTCAGCTCGTGGAGCTGCTGGGTGTGGACCCGGAGGAGATCCTGCTCGTCAGCGCCAAGACCGGCCAGGGCGTGGAGGAGGTACTGGAGGCGATTGTGCATCGCATCCCGCCTCCCGCGGGCAGTGCGAACCTCCCCCTGCGTGCGCTGGTTTTCGACAGCGTATTCAACAGTTACCGCGGGGCCGTGGCCTACGTCCGGGTCTTTGACGGTTCGGTAGGGGTGGGCGATCGGATTCGCTTTTTCTCTACCGGAAAAGAGTACGTGGTGGATGAGGTCGGGCTTTTGAGACTGGGCTACCACCCGTGCGAACGTCTCACGGCGGGCGAGGTCGGCTACATCATGGCGGGGATCAAAGAGGTGGCCGACACGCGCGTCGGCGACACGATCACCTCCGCCGATCGGCCTGCCTCAGAACCGCTTCCCGGTTTCCGGGAGGCCAAACCGATGGTCTTCGCGGGTCTTTTCCCGGCGGCCAGCGAAGGCTACGACGAGCTGCGTTCTGCGCTGGAGAAGCTCCGCTTGAACGACGCCGCCCTGTCCTTTGAGCCCGAGTCATCCCTTGCCCTCGGTTTCGGCTTCCGCTGCGGATTTCTCGGACTGCTGCACATGGAGATCGTCCAGGAGCGCCTGGAACGCGAATTCGGTCTGGATCTGGTCACCACGGTGCCGAATGTGCGGTATCGGGTGCGCACGCGCAAGGGAACGGCGCTGGAGGTGGACAATCCCGCCAAGCTTCCCCCTCCTGGCGAGATCGAGGCGATCGAGGAGCCTTACGTGGAGGCTGTGATCATCGTTCCCAGCGAATATGTGGGCGCGGTAATGCAGCTCGTCCAGGAGAGGCGGGGGACGTACCTCAACACGCACTACCTCGACCCCACTCGAGCTGAACTCCACTACGAGATTCCGCTGGCGGAGATCATCTTCGACTTCTACGACAAACTGAAGTCGGTAACCCGAGGGTACGGCAGCCTCGACTACGAATTCAAGGGCTACCGGGAGAGCGCCCTTCAGAAGCTCGACATTCTGATCAATGGGGAGCCGGTGGACGCCCTCTCCGTAATCGTCCATCGGGACAAGGCCTACGAGTACGGGCGGAAAGTGTGCCAGAAGTTGCGGGAGCTAATTCCCCGTCAGCTCTTCCAGGTGGCGATTCAGGCGGCGATCGGGAGTCGCGTGATCGCCCGAGAGACCATCCAGCCCCTGCGCAAGAATGTGACGGCGAAGTGCTACGGGGGCGACGTGACCCGCAAGCGCAAGCTCCTCGAGAAGCAGAAAGAGGGAAAGAAGCGAATGAAGCAGTTCGGAAAAGTGGAAATCCCCCAGGAAGCTTTCCTGGCAGTGCTGCGGGTGGAATGA
- a CDS encoding ABC transporter ATP-binding protein, producing the protein MSERARGRVIRFEGLTKRFGDLVAVNELELEIGRELFIFLGPNGAGKTTTIRMACGLLRPTSGRVILDGVDVWEEPERAKRRFTLVPEEIHLFEKLTGWEFLRFVGAVYGLDPAHGRRRAEMLLELFDLRDRARDLIQSYSQGMKRKMALCAALLPEPRVLFLDEPTIGLDPKSARTLKDLLRGLVEEKGVSVFMSTHILEIAENMCDRVGIIHRGRLIAVGSMEELRAHSRAGDRSLEDILLELTGGPEYEEVRRFLAS; encoded by the coding sequence ATGAGCGAAAGGGCGAGGGGCAGAGTGATTCGCTTTGAGGGCCTGACCAAGCGCTTCGGCGACCTCGTCGCAGTCAACGAATTGGAGCTCGAAATTGGCAGGGAGCTGTTCATCTTCCTCGGCCCGAATGGTGCCGGGAAGACCACGACCATCCGCATGGCCTGCGGTCTGTTGCGTCCAACGTCCGGCCGCGTGATTCTCGACGGGGTCGACGTGTGGGAAGAGCCGGAGAGGGCCAAGCGAAGGTTCACCCTTGTCCCGGAAGAGATTCACCTGTTCGAGAAGCTCACCGGCTGGGAGTTCCTTCGTTTCGTGGGTGCGGTTTACGGTCTGGACCCTGCACACGGGCGCCGGCGAGCGGAGATGCTCCTGGAGCTTTTCGACCTGCGGGACCGCGCCCGCGATCTCATTCAATCCTACTCCCAGGGTATGAAGCGAAAAATGGCCCTTTGTGCCGCCCTGTTGCCCGAGCCACGTGTGCTTTTCCTGGACGAGCCGACAATCGGCCTTGACCCGAAAAGCGCCCGCACGTTGAAGGATCTGCTCCGGGGTCTGGTGGAAGAAAAGGGTGTCAGCGTTTTCATGTCCACGCACATCCTGGAGATTGCGGAAAACATGTGCGACCGCGTGGGTATCATTCACCGCGGTCGTCTGATCGCTGTCGGCTCGATGGAAGAACTCCGCGCCCATTCCCGGGCGGGCGATCGAAGTCTTGAGGATATCTTACTGGAGCTCACCGGCGGCCCGGAGTACGAGGAGGTGCGACGTTTTCTTGCCTCGTAA
- the purD gene encoding phosphoribosylamine--glycine ligase, with translation MKVLVIGSGGREHALVWKIAQSPLVDKVYCAPGNAGICQMAECVDLPVSDFDALLRFAQRKRIDLTVVGPEAPLVAGIADLFRAHGLLVFGPDRQAAEIEGSKAFAKYLMDRYGVPTADCVVFSDPEEALSYAQREPLPMVVKADGLAAGKGSIVCRTRQEAVQAVQQIMVDRIFGEAGSKVVIEEYLEGEEASILAITDGERMVILPPSQDHKPIYDGDKGPNTGGMGAYCPAPVVDRTVLERVRIEILEPTIRGMAQEGRPYRGCLYAGLMITSEGPKVVEFNCRFGDPETQAVLPAIDEDLVPLLQGAAAGNLPTQGVLEAKRWAVCVVMASGGYPGPYEKGKVIHGLDRSFPNDVIIFHAGTRREKDQLLTDGGRVLGVTGLGSSVTEAIERAYWAVGKIAFDGAYYRKDIGQKAVRRLQNMARNRRA, from the coding sequence ATGAAGGTTCTCGTCATCGGCAGCGGCGGTCGGGAACACGCCCTCGTCTGGAAGATCGCCCAAAGCCCTCTGGTGGACAAAGTCTACTGCGCTCCGGGTAACGCCGGGATCTGCCAGATGGCGGAGTGCGTCGATCTCCCCGTCTCCGACTTCGATGCGCTTCTTCGCTTTGCCCAGCGCAAGAGAATCGATCTCACCGTGGTCGGACCGGAAGCGCCGCTGGTAGCGGGCATTGCGGACTTGTTCCGCGCGCACGGCTTGTTGGTCTTTGGCCCGGACCGGCAAGCCGCCGAGATCGAGGGGAGCAAGGCATTCGCCAAGTACCTAATGGACCGTTACGGGGTCCCCACGGCCGACTGCGTGGTCTTCAGCGACCCTGAGGAAGCGCTGTCCTATGCACAGCGCGAGCCCTTGCCAATGGTTGTCAAAGCGGACGGCCTGGCCGCGGGCAAGGGCTCCATCGTCTGTAGGACGCGTCAGGAAGCCGTGCAGGCTGTCCAGCAGATCATGGTCGATCGGATATTCGGTGAGGCCGGTTCGAAGGTGGTGATCGAGGAGTACCTCGAAGGGGAAGAAGCTAGCATTCTCGCCATCACCGATGGGGAACGAATGGTGATCCTGCCTCCATCCCAGGACCACAAACCCATCTACGACGGAGATAAGGGCCCCAACACCGGCGGGATGGGGGCCTATTGCCCTGCTCCTGTGGTGGACCGGACCGTTCTGGAGCGCGTGCGCATCGAGATCCTGGAACCCACCATCCGAGGTATGGCTCAGGAGGGAAGACCCTATCGGGGCTGCCTGTACGCGGGCCTGATGATCACCTCAGAGGGCCCGAAAGTGGTCGAATTCAACTGCCGCTTCGGCGATCCGGAGACCCAGGCGGTGCTACCTGCAATCGACGAAGACTTGGTCCCGCTCCTGCAAGGAGCGGCAGCGGGAAATCTGCCGACTCAGGGGGTCCTGGAAGCAAAGCGTTGGGCCGTGTGTGTGGTCATGGCGTCAGGGGGGTACCCAGGTCCCTATGAGAAGGGGAAGGTCATTCATGGCCTCGACCGGAGCTTCCCCAATGACGTGATCATCTTCCACGCAGGCACGAGGCGGGAAAAGGACCAACTTCTCACCGATGGTGGCAGGGTCCTGGGCGTAACCGGTCTTGGCTCTTCCGTCACCGAAGCCATCGAGCGGGCGTACTGGGCGGTGGGCAAGATTGCCTTCGATGGCGCCTACTACCGGAAGGACATCGGGCAGAAGGCCGTGCGTCGACTTCAGAACATGGCTCGCAACCGGAGGGCGTGA